In Helianthus annuus cultivar XRQ/B chromosome 8, HanXRQr2.0-SUNRISE, whole genome shotgun sequence, a single genomic region encodes these proteins:
- the LOC110872742 gene encoding uncharacterized protein LOC110872742 gives MDKAEPPKHTTMVTKSSIKRKPLANLTNIVRNPNHTFQSKPVSSTASDSSIGSTQNHPIKPPTLTTDHLVGDENQTTQARTRSSQNTKSKTPAAVPFYQTSSLGRKTNVKEGSVSICSSTMNKIKDQGKINQSRLVKTINDGKKISAAPHNSSMEKNKDNRKSTDVSLSVHLMKNTNNSTDKDKDKGKDNRKSSGVPLSGQLIKNTNNSMVKDKGKENSNSGLMMSDSLMKRKDKGKAIAEPLDYPSRKKLKYDMMGFGGPLKGVVIKEREGTVTGSGSVNIGQKDKGKGVSTSISYYALEKKDQQSSCPPILRTTSKRSGVDETDDVLHSKLQTEPPPNKKKKRCSTKEIDEAYALPKEFVEQQRAYFKEIDDFELEVEEV, from the exons ATGGATAAAGCTGAACCACCGAAACACACAACTATGGTGACAAAATCATCAATCAAGAGAAAACCCTTGGCCAATCTCACTAACATCGTTCGTAACCCTAACCACACCTTCCAATCGAAACCTGTATCTTCTACAGCCTCTGATTCAAGTATCGGATCCACTCAGAACCACCCGATTAAACCTCCTACACTCACCACAG ATCATTTGGTTGGTGATGAGAATCAAACAACACAAGCTCGAACACGCAGCTCACAGAATACTAAGAGCAAAACACCTGCTGCTGTCCCCTTTTATCAGACATCTTCTCTGGGAAGAAAGACGAACGTGAAAGAAGGATCTGTGTCTATTTGTTCTTCAAcaatgaataaaatcaaggaTCAGGGGAAGATAAATCAGTCCCGTTTGGTTAAAACGATTAATGATGGGAAGAAGATATCAGCGGCCCCTCATAACTCTTCAATGGAGAAGAATAAGGACAATAGAAAGTCAACTGATGTGTCATTAAGTGTTCATCTTATGAAGAACACAAATAATAGCACAGACAAAGATAAAGATAaagggaaggacaatagaaagtCATCTGGTGTACCATTAAGTGGTCAACTTATAAAGAACACAAATAATAGCATGGTCAAAGATAAAGGGAAGGAAAATAGTAACTCGGGTCTTATGATGTCTGattctttgatgaagagaaagGATAAAGGAAAGGCGATTGCTGAGCCACTTGACTATCCTTCTAGAAAGAAGTTAAAGTATGACATGATGGGATTCGGTGGTCCCCTTAAAGGGGTGGTAATTAAGGAGAGAGAGGGCACGGTTACGGGTTCTGGTAGTGTTAATATTGGTCAAAAGGATAAAGGGAAGGGGGTTTCTACTTCTATTAGTTACTATGCTCTGGAGAAGAAGGATCAACAAAGTAGCTGTCCACCTATTTTAAGGACCACAAGCAAAAG GAGTGGTGTTGATGAAACAGATGATGTATTGCACTCTAAGCTACAAACTGAACCTCCTCCCAATAAAAAG AAAAAGAGATGCTCAACAAAGGAAATTGACGAAGCATACGCGTTACCAAAAGAATTTGTGGAGCAACAGAGGGCTTACTTTAAAGAGATTGATGACTTTGAACTAGAAGTAGAGGAGGTCTGA